The window AAGTCGTCAAGGTCAAGTTTGTTTGGCTCATAAGATGGCTGATTATTTCAGCCAGCGCTTCCGCTATCTTATCCCCCCCTCATAAATCCATATATCCCAGGTGCATTGTTGCCAGACCCTCGTCACTCACTCGCAACCTTTTTAACTTTGGATTATTAAACAGATTATATtcaatgtttcaatataaatattataatcacattttatttccaagtttattttGGATCTTAACTGTCTAAAATGTTTATGGAAGTGtgacatttaatgttttttgcaATGCCTACGTAATTTAATcttcatttttaacattataatcaAGTCAAGTGAAAACCGTGAGGGATATTTGTGGCAATCCGCCTTGTATAGTAGAATATGCATATCTAAAATGCTCtacactttattataaaaaacatttacaactaaGTTTAAATCCTTATTTTTTCAGGTCCGCCTAGGTACAATTAGCAAATTCcatgtaaagatttaaaaagtctGATTTAGCAAAATTATATGAAGACTTATCGTTACCACCACAATTCTCAGATTCCGATCTTTCTTCAAATAGCCACTCAATTATCGATGCAGGGTGATGACTATATATATTTACAAGAGGATTTAACTCCTCTACAACAGTTAAATCGGTAATGTCACTTAATACTAAGTCCAAAGTTTTACTTGCATTTagaacattgttttttaaagactaattatgtaacataaaaaaacaattgtttatacaTTCGTTTCCTTTTGTCAAATCATGctcaaaacaaaaaatgtgtatACTCCCCAATAGTACGTGCTCGTTTTTAATCTTGAACACGTCCAGCTTAAAAATCgctttgtatttattttcgtGGGTAATAGGTTTGAAACAAACTAGAGTGGTAATAACATAAAAGTTATTTGTGATTTTCAAACGAGCCCAAATAGTATCCGTTTCTAATTCTGTTAATCTTTGTACCTTTATTGAATTAGTAATCGCCAGCAACACTCCCCCACCCCTGCTCTTTCCTGTGCACATTTCATCCCTATCACACTTTGAAGCAAAGTAACTATCAGGAAACAGTTCTGAATTACTCATTGTATTGTTTAACCAGGTTTCAGTTTAGGCTATTGTAGGACaactaatttttaacatttctaaacAAAAACTATTGAATTTAGATCGCACACCCCTAAAATTTtggtaatatatattaataatttttctggcattatattgtctaaactaaatttattaaacttacacattataaaaaagttacacAATCTAACCgagttgtgataaataaaaatctcaaatctaagtaaaacataatttacatttatttaggaAGTTGAAGGTCAGCCTTCTCAGTGATGTGGACAGCTCTCGCACCCTCATCTCGCAGTAGGAATACCTTCCCTGTGCTCGTTATCCCCGTGTTCATTTAGCCCATCGTCTGCTTCAACGTCCGCCTCTCCATCCACAGAGCTGTGGTTTCCTTAGACAGCGACAAACTGATGAAGATTCTACTCTCGCTGTAGTGCCCGAACTCAGCAGTAGAGAAACCGTTCCCCACAGGAGCCTTCCTCCTCATCTCTTCCGTGTCTGTGCGACAATGTGATAATGATACCACGAAGAGCAGTAGGATCCCTCGAGCTCTGCCCTTGACGATGGACGGCATCAATCCGCTATTCTCAATTAAAACTCACACACCTCTGGCTCACACCTCTGGCTCACATCTCTGGCTCACATCTCTGGCTACCTTCTCGACGTGGGGATGATGTCCTCCTGTTGAGATTGAGGCACTTCTCCAGGCAGTTGCTGTAGGAGTACTGATCGGATACAAGCTCAGCCATTTTAATTACTGCtaactgtttttgaagtttagtTTTCAGAGGAAACTACTTCAATAGTACTTTTACACTGTATTACTTTACCTTTTATCCCCACACtttatttaaaccattaaataaagctttaattaaatcattaatttggccattaaaaagtgtataaaattatttatattttttcatcgtCGGTTTAGAAGTAAATCAATTTTTTGGTCGACAGCCATTTCACTAGTATGTCCCGTATGTCCCTGATCGGTGGCAGAACACGGAAGCTTATGTGTGCGACACGTCACCAGAACTGGCTCCCGATAATTGATTATAACCTGTTAGCCGGAATATAGTTATTACTGTTTTCTGGTTAACTAATAATATCCACAGTACAGTACTTACACAAAATAGTCACTAACCTTTCAGTAACTTTTGCACACAACATATAACACGGAGCCGTGGCGACACGCGTTCACTCAAATATAATGTTACCTCCTCTCTGGTCTATCTTGTCTCTCGGGTTATCTCCTCTCTGTTCTATCTTGTTGTCTAGGGTTATTTCCTCTCTGGTATATCTTGTCTCTCGGGTTATCTCCTCTCTGTTCTATCTTGTCTCTCGGGTTATCTCCTCTCTGGTATATCTTGTCTCTAGGGTTATCTCCTCTCTGGTATATCTTGTCTCTCGGGTTATCTCCTCTCTGTTCTATCTTGTCACTCTGGTTATCTCCTCTCTGTTCTATCTTGTCTCTCTGGTTATCTCCTCTCTGTTCTATCTTGTCTCTCTGGTTATCTCCTCTCTGTTCTATCTTGTATCTCGTGTTATCTCCTCTCTGTTCTATCTTGTCTCTCGGGTTATCTCCTCTCTGTTCTATCTTGTCTCTCGGGTTATCTCCTCTCTGTTCTATCTTGTCTCTCTGGTTATCTCCTCTCTGTTCTATCTTGTCTCTCGGGTTATCTCCTCTCTGTTCTATCTTGTCTCTCGGGTTATCTCCTCTCTGTTCTATCTTGTCTCTCGGGTTATCTCCTCTCTGGTATATCTTGTCTCTAGGGTTATCTCCTCTCTGGTATATCTTGTCTCTAGGGTTATCTCCTCTCTGGTATATCTTGTCTCTCGGGTTATCTCCTCTCTGTTCTATCTTGTCACTCTGGTTATCTCCTCTCTGTTCTATCTTGTCTCTTGGGTTATCTCCTCTCTGTTCTATCTTGTCTCTTGGGTTATCTCCTCTCTGTTCTATCTTGTCTCTCTGGTTATCTCCTCTCTGTTCTATCTTGTATCTCGTGTTATCTCCTCTATGTTCTATCTTGTCTCTCGGGTTATCTCCTCTATGTTCTATCTTGTCTCTCGTGTTATCTCCTCTCTGTTCTATCTTGTCTCTCGGGTTATCTCCTCTCTGTTCTATCTTGTCTCTCGGGTTATCTCCTCTCTGTTCTATCTTGTCTCTCGGGTTATCTCCTCTCTGTTCTATCTAGTCTCTAGGTTTATCTTCTCTCTGGTATATCTTGTCTCTCGGGTTATCTCCTCTCTGTTCTATCTTGTCTCTCGGGTTATCTCCGCTCTGGTATATCTTGTCTCTAGAGTTATCTCCTCTTTGGTATATCTTGTCTCTCGGGTTATCTCCTCTCTGTTCTATCTTGTCTCTCGGGTTATCTCCTCTCTGTTCTATCTTGTCTCTCGGGTTATCTCCTCTCTGTTCTATCTTGTCTCTCGGGTTATCTCCTCTCTGTTCTATCTTGTCTCTCGGGTTATCTCCTCTCTGTTCTATCTTGTCTCTCGGGTTATCTCCTCTCTGTTCTATCTTGTCTCTCGGGTTATCTCCTCTCTGTTCTATATTGTCTCTCGGGTTATCTCCTCTCTGTTCTATCTTGTCTCTCGGGTTATCTCCTCACTGGTATATCTTGTCTCTAGGGTTATCTCATCTCTGGTATATCTTGTCTCTCGGGTTATCTCCTCTCTGTTCTATCTTGTCTCTCTGGTTATCTCCTCTCTGTTCTATCTTGTCTCTCGGGTTATCTCCTCTCTGGTCATCTTAAAACGAAATTATGCTTACCAAAAGTGTACTAAGTTTCTGTATGTTTTCTGACACTAAATATTGTCTTTTAAATCACTCTTTGAACCGAAGCCATTTTATAAGGAGTGGTATGTGTATGAATAGTctgaaaattacaataatgtttctaaacttagTATTACACATTCAAACTAAAGGTTAATGACAAAAAAGCTATATCTTATTGTAAATTGCgatatgttttaagaattgttactacacaaaaacattataaaacataaatgtgcTCTAATTTGAAATGGAAATTAAGGGAAGTACGAGGGCAAAATcgaaaaaaagatttattttttaagtttttttataattctaaaacttataacgagtaatttaatgtacaaaacattatataaaaacgttttcaagtctacataattaatttttgaaataatttgtgcAGTGCTTAAATACCCAGAATTTGCTATGTGTGATTTGATACAGTATGCAGTTTATTTCTAAGTTTCTAAGTAAGctttggttttagtttttgtagTTAGCTAACCTGATCTTTGATATTGGACAGTACTGCTGTTGTCATATTAGTTTCAGTTCTGAGTTtgtctgtttgtttacaaacaataatattgtaacctaatttattttagtgttacaGTTCTGTTTATAGTGAgtgagtaatattttgttttatatcatcaTGGTAAGACCAAGAAAACCTAGGACTGTGTTTAAGAAGGGACGCAAGTGTTCCTAAAGTAAACTCTGTTTCTAGTTATGTAGACCTAATTACAAACACTACAGATTTGCCTAGGCCTAACTCTCCTGTCATTCTAAGTACTTCTGGAAAGCAAATTGGCGACTTGGAAGATGTATATAGTAATTTAGTtcagaagaaaatgtaaatatagttgTTGACCTATCTTTGTTGAATTGTGCGTTACTTCAATCAGTTGTTTGTTCGAACTGTGGCGATTCCGGAATCCAGGTTAGGGTAGTAAGTAGAATTGATTTGGCCTCAAACATTGAACTATTTTGTAAGGATTGTTCTTTTAGGTTTTACGATGAACAAATTATGACCTCAGACAACAAATCTAAAGCTATGTGGAATGCTGTTAATGACAGAGTACCTATGggatgtaaaacaaaaaataaatgtaaatatgaacGTATTGTAAATGGATTGAAAACAACTGAAGGCAGCTTGTTAGTAAGCACTTTCAATAGTTATTTTTCGGTAGTAGCCGCGAACATGGTGACCAGCATTCCACACACGTCGGAGCCCGCGGTGCTGTGCCCCCCAGCCCAGTTGGCTGCATGTTCATCAGCGTGGTGCCAGTCTCTGAGGTGTGGGATGTTGTGAGGCGGCTGAGGAACACGCGTTCAACTGGGATGGACGGTATCCGTGTTGgtattataaaaaggtgttttCTATTAATTTCTATTCTTTTCACTCATTTAGTAAATTCAAACTTAACCCATAGCATTTTtccatgtatatataaaataagcaaCTCATACCAATATTTATATCAGGCTATAAGTATCAAATagaaaattacagaccaatcGGTATTCTATCGGcattttcaaaagttattgaaactattatgtgtaataaacttatccaattctttcagcaacaaaatatttttagtccGCACCAACACGGGTCCTCAAAAGTAAAATTACGTcttctgcaatttttaatttaattaattccattataacttcTCTTGACCACAAACTGTACTCGAAAGGCATCTTCTGCGATCTCAGCAGGGCGTTTGACTGTGTCAGGCATGACGTTCTGCTGAGTAAACTTGAGGCATATGGCACTCGAGGTGTTGCGCTTCAATTATTTGCCTCTTATTTAGAAGACAGAAAGCAAGTCGTTGAAATATCCACAAATACAGGTATTCACCATTCAAATGAGGGAGTTATTAAGTACGGCGTACCACAGGGCTCTATTTTGGGACCAATACTGATTGTCATCTATATAAATGATCTTCCCAAAAATATAAACCATAGTAAGACTATCATGTACGCTGACGACTGCACTTTACAAACAACAGCAGTAGATGCTGCCAACAATAGCTTCGCTCAAGCTTCTAAATGGTTTCTAAAAAATGGGCTTGTTCTCAATCCAACCAAATACAAGCTTTGTCCGTTTCACAATACTTAAAACACCTAGCAGTCATATATTCCCAGGCAGTGGACTCACCTACACCAACAACTCATTGCAACACTTTTCTGCCACCAAATTTCTTGGCCTGAATTTGGATGCCCATCTCAACTTTGAATCCCATGTAGATGTCATTTGAAAAAGGCTCCGCCCAGTCTGCTATGCTCTCGGCCGTCTTGCTCAGGTATGCAGCATCCGAGTCCTTCTCACTGTATACTTCTCCTATGTTGAGTCAATTTTTTAAGGTATGGAATTATTGTTTATGGTATGTCAAGTAACAAAAAGTttcaaagagttttcaaaattaaaaaatggtgcaTAAAATGACCAGAAGGGAATCTTGTCAATtggtgtttaaagaattaaacataatagCGTTGTCTGGCCTGGTGGGGTATGAGTGCTGCAGGTTTTCAAGAAATAATCCCACTCCGTTTACTGCCGGCGCGACTTGCCACTCGTATTCAAAGAGGGGCGCGCAGCGGCTGACAGTGCAgcaacaggatttttccggacatttgccatcgttaagtgaaacaagaaaacagtaacactacgtttcgagatctgcaatctgatctcttcttcaggtaaaggaactaacctaatacataattacaaactaggttaaaaataaacaaatcttactaaagcgttgtggcacgcctgagtcaggaatcacaacctacatgttgtatgtcaaacttcactaacactaaagacatgcacttaataaaaaaacaccaatcattaaactaaactacggaatacaggtcacaatatgtcttcactcgtctactaaccatttacgactgaccagagggggtagccaatggtaatcgtgacggccggcttaaaacaagatggcggaaatacaagggaagggaacaggaatgggccctttcgttattattggttcatgcgagatgaacttcttaaaaccatattgtgactccgcattggtttattgcaaatatccgatccgtttgatacttttggtattctctttagttcattttttagaattggcaaccaaagcggcctaatctcgactgatggttgactgattggttggtctgccaatttaatgtatgttgcctcaattaatttccttttgaagaaatgtggttcccgatgtattattgcgggcttcatcccaattcatatgatggtcttcggaccaacaatggtgtgcaatttttgacttttctgtgaaaccctttctcgtgttttcttgtgttcttttatccttatgtttagtggtctttttgtctcgcctatgtattcccctattgcagctacattttatactgtaaaacacagtttttggaatcctgtgtgccattttttggttttgttttttacgagactttgtctaagagtgttgtgtgtttttaaacgcggttctaatgtttgtactttctacctactcttctaattttctccgataatcccggcacataggggattgacataaacgcaaatttatcacaattctgtttttctgactcaggaaatgattcttctggttcgtttgcacttattaattactaattgagggtatccattgcttctgagatccgattcaattttcttaaattcttcttttagtccatctttatctgagcacaagctctttgctctatcaaacaacgagtaggctactccttctttgacagatttttgatggttggattgataatttaaatattttcctgtgtgtgttatctttcgaaaaacagttgt of the Homalodisca vitripennis isolate AUS2020 chromosome X, UT_GWSS_2.1, whole genome shotgun sequence genome contains:
- the LOC124369702 gene encoding nipped-B-like protein, which encodes MNYERAVSKIKVRTEGESVKTLLRTISSRGDNPRDKIEQRGDNPRDKIEQRGDNPRDKIEQRGDNTRDKIEHRGDNPRDKIEHRGDNTRYKIEQRGDNQRDKIEQRGDNPRDKIEQRGDNPRDKIEQRGDNQSDKIEQRGDNPRDKIYQRGDNPRDKIYQRGDNPRDKIYQRGDNPRDKIEQRGDNPRDKIEQRGDNPRDKIEQRGDNQRDKIEQRGDNPRDKIEQRGDNPRDKIEQRGDNTRYKIEQRGDNQRDKIEQRGDNQRDKIEQRGDNQSDKIEQRGDNPRDKIYQRGDNPRDKIYQRGDNPRDKIEQRGDNPRDKIYQRGNNPRQQDRTERR